One genomic window of Cupriavidus oxalaticus includes the following:
- a CDS encoding NUDIX domain-containing protein produces the protein MSAAMDKPAETAGNPPRKVTEVAVGVMVQPDGRFLLAQRPAGKPYEGYWEFPGGKLEPGETVEAALARELHEELGLDITACERWHVLEHDYPHAYVRLHFCKVTAWRGDPVGREGQAFSWQTVPVTVAPLLPATIPVVEWLGEEA, from the coding sequence ATGAGCGCGGCCATGGACAAGCCCGCGGAGACCGCCGGCAACCCGCCGCGCAAGGTCACCGAAGTCGCCGTCGGCGTGATGGTGCAGCCGGATGGCCGCTTCCTGCTGGCGCAGCGCCCCGCGGGCAAGCCGTACGAGGGCTATTGGGAATTCCCCGGCGGCAAGCTCGAGCCAGGGGAGACCGTGGAAGCTGCGCTCGCCCGCGAGCTGCATGAGGAGCTGGGGCTGGACATTACCGCGTGCGAGCGCTGGCATGTGCTCGAGCACGACTACCCGCACGCCTATGTGCGGCTGCATTTCTGCAAGGTCACTGCCTGGCGCGGTGACCCGGTCGGCCGCGAAGGCCAGGCCTTTTCCTGGCAGACGGTGCCCGTGACGGTCGCGCCGCTGCTGCCGGCCACCATTCCGGTGGTCGAATGGCTGGGCGAAGAAGCCTAG